TTGTTGATATTTAGGGATAGTTGATGGCTCTTCAAGCTTAATCCCATTTGGAAGTGATTTCCATCCTGTATCTTCTGTAGCTGGAATGTTTTTTTGAGAATATGCAGTTGGATCACCCCACTTTGTAGTTACAAAATCAAAAGCAGGTTTGCCTCTGTGCATTTCCCATTTGGAAATAGTAATTTTTTGTGCATTTGTTGTAAATGCAGCCAAAGCAAATATTAAAAAGAATAGGTTTGTTAAATTTTTGGTTTTCATATATTTAGTTTTTAAGTTATTTGATAAATGTATTACAGATATAAATAAATATTAAAAATTTGTTCTGAAACTGGTCTTTTTTGTTCTGAAAACGGCAGATTTAAATTTTTTTGATGCTAAAAACTAAGATTTGATTTATACTTTTCAGAAATTTTAAAAGTCTTATCATTTAGTTTAAGGCTTGATTTTCCTATATGATTTATGGCAGTTGGATTTATGGCAGTACTTCTGCTAATCTGTATAAATTCTTTATTAGGTAATTGCTCTAAAAATTTGGTTAATGAAATGCGTATAGATTGTCTATGGTTAGTAAAATAGAAATTTGTATATACATGTTCTGACTCTATATATTGTAAATCTGTACAATTAATATTATATGTTTTTGTGCCAGATTTAATTGGAATAATAAGTTGTGTGTGTATTTTAGTAGAACTAAAATACAAGTCTATATTGGTGAGTAAAGTAGCATCATTTATAGGTTTATTAATATAACCAATTGGATTTAAAACTTTAAGACTTTTTAAAGTTTCTACATCATTATAAGATGTTAGAAATAAAAACGGTAAAGCAAGATTCTGATTTACGTACTTAGCAATATCAATACCATCTTTTGAGCCATTAATTTTTATATCTAATAAAATTAAATCTACAGGATTACTTTCTAACAATTCTATAGCTCTTGTATAATCTACAGCAATACCAACGCTATTATATCCGTTATGCTCTAAAAACATTTCAATTTGATTTGCAATTAGTACTTCATCTTCGACAATCAAAATATTTTTTTGTGATTCCATTATACCTTTTTAGAGTTTTTTAATTGTAAGGTTATTTTGTATTCTGAATCTATACGGGTAATAGTTCCTTTTAATTGTTTAATCATGCTATTAATGATGCTAACTCCTAGGCTTTTAGAGTTTTTACTTTCTATAAACGTTGCCCCAGAATCTTTATAGGTAATAGAGATGTCAGATTGTAGTAAAGATATTTGAATATCTATGATCAATAAATCTTTAAATAAAGCATGTTTTAAACTGTTAGACATCAATTCATTTATCAAAATACCAATAGGTAGCATGGTGTCAATATTTAGATTGATACTTTTAGCATCTAAATTTAGTTTTATGTTCTTTGTTGAAATATCAATTAGTGCATTTGTTATTTTAGAAAGATATTCTTTTACATCATATTCTTCACCTTCAATATTTTCTTTGCTGTACAATAATTGTTCATGAGCAGCAGCTATCGTTTTAATACGATTTTCTAAACTTTGAAATTTATTTTTATATTTAGGTTCATCAATTTCATAATATTGAAATTTAACCAAACTCAAAATAAGTGCTAAATTATTTTTTACACGGTGGTTTAATTCGCGTAATAAAAATTCTTTTTCCTTTAGTTCTCTACTAGTTTCTTTTTCACTAGCCTTAATAATTTTATTTTTTTTCTTTGAAGAGTAAAAACCTAAAATTAAAATTACCAATATTATAATTGTTAATATTAGTAGGGAAGTTATATTTTTTCTTTCAATATTATTATTTAAAGCTCTTTGTTCTGCTTCCTCTTTTAGGTTTGTAATTTTATCAACGTCATATTTGGTTAAGTCTAAAGCTCTATTTTTTGCCAGTCTATTTATTTTAAAAGCTTTAAATTTTTCTAAATTTTTTGTTGCAGTTTCTTCTTTATCTAGCTTATCAAGAATTCTAATTTTTAAAAAATATAATTCTTGTGTTTTTTTTAGGGAAACCTTTTTTTCTCCAAGTTCAAGTGCTGTGTCAATAAAAGTTAGTGCCTTTTGATATTGCTTTGTTTTAAAATAATAAGTACCGATAAAATGATTGGCAAAAACTGCAGTATGAGCTTCATCTGAAAAATTAGTTACAGCATTTTTTAAGAAGTTTTCTGCAAATTCAAGGTTTTTATTGACGAATAATTCTTGATGCCAAAAATCATGTAACAGAATATAATCTCTAATATAATTCTTATAATCAGTACCAAAAATACTTGATTTTTTAGATTTTAATATTTTTATAGCATTTAATCTATATTTTAAAACGCTATCTTTTTTATTCAGTTCTTCATAAATAGATGCTAAATCATTTGCTACAACAGCATAACTTATTGGGTCTACTTTTAATGAATCTTTAACTAAATATTGTGTGTAGTATTTACTTGCTTCTTCATAGAATCCAGCGGAAGATAATACATCGCCTCGTAATTTTTTTAAATTTTGAGGTTCCGTTTCTCTATAGAAATTAAACTTAGAACCCAATTCTTCTAAAGGTTTTATTTGTTCTAATTGACCAACTAAATTTTCAGAATAACTAAAAACTCTAAAAATTCTCCAATGCAAATCTATGGCGGCTTTAGAAGTTTTTGCTTCTGGAAGTTCTAATCCTTGATATAAATAAACTAAAGCGGTGTCAACTCTTTTTAAGCTTATATTTGCATTAATGATGTATTGTAATGCTCCCATGGCTTTATATCGTTCTTTTTTTCGATCTAAAGTTTTTAAATATTTTTTTGATTTTTTTTCGTAATATAAAACGGAATCTTTTGTTAGCTGATTAAAATTATACATAGTAGATTCTATTACAGTATAATCTTTATTTACCAAATAGTGTTTTTTTACATGTTCTTGAGAAAATGAATTTAGTAGCCCCAAAAAAAATAAGGGAATTATAAAGAAAAAATATTTGATATTCATTTCGTAAAACTAAACTATTAATCAGCTGTTAAAAAAAAGATTTATAATTTATTAAAAATAATACTTGTTATTGCAAATAATAAAAAATATTATTTAGGGATGATAATTTTGTTATGAAAAGCAATTATTTGTTCTGAAAAAGTAAAAGTATAAAAAAAACAGAAGCTTTGGGCTTCGGTTTTTCTAATAAAAATAGAATAACTTATTAATTGAATTTACTTAAATCTAGTAAATGTTAGATACAGACTATAAAACAATTTTTTCAGGATGAAATTTAATAAGCAAATCTCAAAAGGTAGAATTAATTTTGTAATTAAATCTCATATACGGGTTTTAAACATATTGAGGCTAACGTCCACTGTGTATGGTGCGTATCCCAAAGGGTATGCACTATAAACCGTGTTAGCTGTTGTTGTTTTTCAGGTTCCTGAATTCTTAAATAATTGGTCTTTACTGTTTGTAATTTGAATCATGGTTATCGGTTATTTGTTTTGCGATTTCGTGTAAATCTGTATTGAATCCTGTTTCATAAGTATTGGTATTTAGATCAACATGATAGATACTGTTTAACCATATAAGACCACCTGTTACGCGAACTATATCACCTTGATGTCCTTTTGGGTCTGTAAAAATAGATGTTTCGCGTGCCCCAAACATATCAATATCGTCAAGCAATAAGCCATCAATATTCATTTGTGCTAATTCAAAGGTTGCCAATCCAGTTGGGATGGTGAATATATTGGTAGAAGGAAATTCGATACGCAATTCGTCTACAATTTCGTTATGTATGATCTCATTTATGTAATAATCATAGAACTCCTGTATTGAATTGAATCCATTTTCGATTGCAAATGTATTCCAATTTGGTCGAGTACCATTAGGATCTCCGTTGGGAAAGTCAAAAGGTGATAATGATATAAAAATAGTTACGTCTGGATTGTTTTGTAATGCATAGTCTATCCAAGCGCGATGACCTTCAATTCGATTGATTGAATCGTGCCCAAAAGTCATCCCAAAGTATTTAATATTACCCGCATCAAGTACAGACTTTATCTGTTGATGTTCGGCACTAGTAGAATCGTTCCAAAAATTGATAGGTCTTCCATTTTCGCCCCCACGAAAGACAGTCGTACTAGTGTGATTTTCAAAACCAGCATCAACTGCCATTATATCAAATTTTTCTGCATAAGGTCTAAAAAAGCTATTCCCAATAAGAAGCATATTATACCCTTCTGTTTCAATTGGTTCAGATTCCTCTAATGGATTGTCGTCTTTGCTGCATGCAAGAAATACTAACATCAATGCAATTATCCATAAATTATTTCTGGTCATAATTTGTGATTTTTGATATTAGACCCAAATTTTCTTATTTGGTTTAATTACAGCTAACGTCCACTGTGTATGGCGTAGTGAGGCGCGCCTCATGGAAAGCCATTGTTGCGCCTCATTAGCTATACACGCTGTTGTATGTAGTTTCGTGTGTAGTTCACGTAGACTTGACTAAATATACATAAAATCGGCGAGGTGCGACAAACAGTGGACGTTGGTATGTAATTAGTAGAAAGGAAGCGTTTGCAAAACGCGATTCTACGTGCCGCAGGCAATTACATACCAACGTTGTTGTGTATGATTTCGTTGCGTGTTTAAGCACGAAAGTTAGCAAATAAATCACAGATAGAAAGTCCGCGAGGACTTTCGTAAGTAGGCTATAACCAGCAATGAATTATACACGGTGTTGTAAACAGTTTGAATAAGAATATAAATCAATCGCTTGTATATCAACTAATAAACTCAACTCACTTGTTCAGCAAAATAGTTTGGGTTAGGTGCAATTTAGAGCAGCTATTTCAGCTTCAAGATCTTCGATTTCTTGTTCTAATTCTGCACGATCATCTGCATCAAGACAATCTAGTATACTATTACTGTAATCAATATATTCTTCTGCGGCCGTTTCATAGGCAACACAATTAGAATTACTATTATCTGCTAAATAAGCTAAGGCTGTACTAATTAAATTTAAAGAAACTTCTTCTCCATTTGAAGCTAAGTTGTCACAAGGGTTATCATCATCACTTGATGAGCAACAAAAGCAAGTGATTGTAAATAAAAATAATAAAAGTTTTTTCATTGCAATAGGGTTTAGAATTTTAGTATAAAATTGTCTATGTTAGTCTAATTTGACTTATCCATTGTCATATCTAAAGCAACCTTCATACATTGTCTAAACTCTTCTTTTGATAGGGATAAATAATCGCCAATAGGCTCTTCATTATTTTTATCGAAAATTCTTGGAATTCTTTTAATTTTGAAGAATTTCCCTTTTTTATCTTCAAGAATATCAAATGAATTGAAGACACTTGAGAAATCTTTTACTTCTTTTTCTTTTACCCACAGTTCATCGCCTTTTTTATTCGAAGCGGTAATCGAAACTTTTATTTTGAATTTCAAAAATGGCTCGCTTTTTACCTTATCCATTACGATAGAATAATCCTTGGCACCTCCGAACATAAACTTCATTTCAATTTCATAATATTCATCTGCAGATACTTTTATTTTTTTTAATTTTTTGTTTGGTAGGTAAAACGAAATTTTGTTCGACCCCATTGCATTACTGGCCACATTACCAAGCATACCAGACATAACGGATCCCTTACTTCCTTTTAAAAATTCAACTGTTTCATTATCTGTTTTTCCCATTATTACATTAGAAAAATCAGTCAATAAGTCATTTGTTTCGTTTTGATCAAGCATTTCATATAGTGGACCATTAGCTTCTGTGTTGAGATTATTTTTTTTCAACCATTTCTCTTCAACCTTGTCTATAAATAGTGTTTCATACCCTATTATCGCTTTTTTCTTATAGATTGGATTATAATAAATAGAATTGTCTCTGTCTTTAACTAGTGCACGCTCCATAATATTTTCATCAATATTCACTTTGACTTTATATATGTATCCAGTTTTAGATATGGATTTATTGCAGTTGTTACTCTCTGCAAAGGATAATGAAATTAAAGATAAGATTAGGATAAAAAGGCCTTTAGATTTATTCATAGTTTTTTATGTTATTTAGATGTGTCAATAGTACGATAAAATGCTTGGATACGAAATAAAAAGTTTATAGTAACAGAATTTTTGTCAATTATAACTATAAAAAATGAGCAAGACTTGAAGCTTAAACCTGTAAAGCTAAAAGTTTCTCATAATTGTTTACAACGATTTGTGTAAAATGCGTTTTAATGCATTTTTACACTTTGTTGTAAAACGTTACTTCAATATTTTTCTTTCGTTGACAACCTTGTCAATATTAATTTTAACTTCAGATTTTTGATTCATTGAGAAATCAATTTCATCTACAAAACCGAGGTGCTGTATAATATAGTCCTCTTCTAAAAAAGATCTTTGGCCTCTCATAAAACCCCAAGTATCATATTTATAATTTGATCGATACCTAATCGTTTTATTTGGTTTGATTTCTGCAACTTTATGTGCAGACCTTTCTGGTGACGGTATTTCTAAGAACGATACATTTTTTGAAGAAATTACGTGTATTTCAAATAACGAGTCTTTAATTCTTCTAATTTTTAATGAACCTAATTTCAGAAATAGATGATTTTTAGGATACATTGAAATATAAGATTTGTCTTCCCTGTTATCTTCACTTATAACAATTAAGCCAATTGATTTATTTAGTATGATTTCGGGTTTTAATTCTTTTAATAAGAAAAGTCTGTTTTCAATCTTTAATGCACAAGAAGAATGAGATTCATTCGCCCAGTTATTTAAGTAACTTCTATACCCAGAATCGTACGATGATTTCATTCTTCTTTCGCTGTTATCAAATATCCTAATGAGTTCTATCATATTTTAAGACGGGTCAAAATGTTTTACAACGTTCAGTATAAGAAACGTAGGGCAGATGATAAGCGATACGTTTCAGTTTTGTAATAAGCCAAATATAAATATTTTGCTTTTATCTTTTTTATTGAAAATGCCAAATTTTATAGTTAGCGACTTTGCAAACAAACACAAGCTTTTCGATTAAGCCAAAAAGCCCTATGTTTTTTATACCTTGTTGTGTGGCGTACTTTTTTATCACATGACTTTTTTAAACCATACATTTCGAGTACGACCATTTGTCATTCTTAAACCCAAAACTTTTCCTTCATCATTCTTCTTAATTTCAACAATGCCTGCAGGCCAATCACCCAAAAAAATAGTATTGTATAACTGTTTTAATTTTATTGAACCATGTCTGGCATGCTCGATATAGATACTAGATTTATCATCTGTAAAAATTGAATAACTAGTTTTGAGTTCCGGACTATAATAACTCCCCTCAAATATCTTTAAGTCATTTCTTTTTTCGTCTAAGTTACTTTGAAGAAATGTAAATACTCCAGATAAATTATTTTCAATTTGAACGGTCATTTGTTGCTTTTTACTATCAAATTGTACAATTGGTTTTACAGATGCACGAATCATTACAAATGTTTGCTTATCGATAGGTAACAAGGGCCATTCCTTTTTATCAGAACTCGAATATCGCAAGGTATCATTTTTTACAAGAATTTTTCTTCCTATTTTCTCTTCATCACTCCAGTAAACACCCTCAAATCCCTTTAACTTATTATTTGATAACTTGATTGTTTTAGTAGGTGTTTGCGCTATTTTTTTAGTTTCTTTAACTGATAGATTTTTACTTTTATCAAAAAAAACATCGGATATCTTATTGGTCTTGGATACAATGCTACTTTCAGAATAATTACTTAGAATTATAATATTGAGATGCTCTTGGGGGAAACTTCTCGCAATCGCTCTAAAGCCACCAACAGATCCGCTATGCTGAATCACCTTCTTACCAAAGTAATCATCAACTCTAACCCCAAAACCATAATTGGTTTCAAAACCATTTTTTAGAGGTGTCGTGATTATTAGCTTTTTAAACGCTGTCTCCCAATTATTTTGAGGCGTACTAAAATTTTGTAACCAAATATTTAAATCTTCTATTGTAGAGTGTATATTTCCAGAACCATAGTAACCCCAATATTCCAAAGCTTTTTCAAATTCTTTTCTTAAATAGTATGATGTAGCATTGTTTGGAACAATTTTCTTTATAGAGGTTTCTACATATGTGTTTTTCATTCCTAATGGTTGAAAAATATTTTGCTTCATCCATTGGTCAAATTTCAATTGACTAATATTTTCAATAATTTTAGCTAAAAGTATGTATCCAGTATTGCTATATAAAAATTCTTCGTCAGGTTTAAAGTTGAGTTCCTTTTGATTTTTAATTATTCTGTAAACATCATCGTTTGTTTCTAAATCTCCACTTCTCCAACCGGCCAACGCTAATAAACCGTGTAAATCTCTCAATCCACTGGTATGGTGCAATAAATGACGAATAGTAATAACTTCACCAAAATCTGGTAATTCAGAAATGTGTTTTCTAATATCATCGTCAAAAGAAAGTTTGTTTTGTTCTTCTAATAATACAATACCCATAGCTGTGAATTGTTTTGATATGGAACCTATATTAAAAAGAGTGTTGTTTGTGTTTGGAATGTTATATTCAATATTAGCTAAACCATAGGATTTTGAAAAAATAGTTTTTTCGTCCTTTGAAACCAATACAGAACCACCTGGATGATTAGACGCATTCCAAGAAGTAAAAAGACTATCTATTTTTTGCAATTGTTTTTGACTAATCTGACCGTAACTATTTAAGACGTGTATTAAAACAATAAACAGGCTTAAAATATATACTCTTATTTTCATCATTATTTTATTTTACAAGATTAAAATGCAAAAATCAATAACTGACTAAAACGATAAAAAAAAAGAACACGCCAATAACCCGTCACAAAGCTGTCAGTGGCATGCCAACAGGAAGATTAAGCTAAATAACATTAAACTTAAGGCTAAAGAAAAGTCGGTTGTTTTTGTTTAATTCAGCACTGTTTCTAAGGATAATAAAAGCGTTTGCAAGCACTAGAAATAGTAAAACTCCGATTCCAATATTACGGCCTAATTCATTAACGAAAATAATACTTCCAATTAAGTATAACGAGATCATTATTACAGACCATAATATTTGAATTGTTATAATCTGTCTAGTTAATGAATTTAATTGTTTTTTGATCAGTGTAATTATTAGAGGTAAAACAAAATTCGCAATAGGAATAAAGACAACAAGCAATGAAGAGAGATTAATTAAGTTAATAACCTTAGAATTGGATTCTTTGTTTAAGATGTTAGTTTTAATAAGCTCATTTTCTTTTATATTCAATGATTTAGCCAATGCTTTTAAAGTATAACCTTTGGGTTCTATCCCAGATTCTATTCGCTGAATAGTTCTTACAGAAATTCCCGATTTCTTTGCAAGTTCTTCTTGGGTTAAGTTTTGCTTCTCTCTATATTCAGTTAATTTCGACATATTTATTTGCCAGCTTATGGGATTGATTTTATGACACACAACGTCCACTGTGTATGGCGTAGTGAGGCGCGCCTCATGGAAAGCCATTGTTGCGCCTCATTAGCTATACACGCTGTTGTATGTAGTTTCGTGTGTAGTTCACGTAGACTTGACTAAATATACATAAAATCGGCGAGGTGCGACAAACAGTGGACGTTGGTATGTAATTAGTAGAAAGGAAGCGTTTGCAAAACGCGATTCTACGTGCCGCAGGCAATTACATACCAACGTTTCGTGTATGATTTCGTAAGGGATTTCGGACTTTAAACCTGTCAAGTTACCACCAAATTTTGATGCGAGTGATAATGCCTGAAAACCTCTGAAACCCTTATGAATTATACACATTGTTACCAGCTTTTGATTTTTATATCTGTCCAAGGTACGCAAATGGACTAAATCTTTTTTCTATTATTATTAAATCATCAATCAGGGCTAAACAATCATCCAAATCTCGATAGCAAAAAGGTGCCTCTGTCTTTATAGATGTATCCTTAATCATCTCAGGAATATAAATCCTTTCTCGAAGTCCAACATAATCATATTTGTCAGAATGTTCTTTTGCGTCTGAACGCGACATTACTCTTCCTGTCCCATGATTTAAAGAATTATAAGTTTCTAAAACCTTATCAGTCGATTTGACAAGCACAACATCTCCATCAAGGTTTGAAGGTAATATTGCCAATTCATTAGGATTTATCCTTATTGCACCTT
This DNA window, taken from Winogradskyella sp. PC-19, encodes the following:
- a CDS encoding serine hydrolase domain-containing protein, with product MMKIRVYILSLFIVLIHVLNSYGQISQKQLQKIDSLFTSWNASNHPGGSVLVSKDEKTIFSKSYGLANIEYNIPNTNNTLFNIGSISKQFTAMGIVLLEEQNKLSFDDDIRKHISELPDFGEVITIRHLLHHTSGLRDLHGLLALAGWRSGDLETNDDVYRIIKNQKELNFKPDEEFLYSNTGYILLAKIIENISQLKFDQWMKQNIFQPLGMKNTYVETSIKKIVPNNATSYYLRKEFEKALEYWGYYGSGNIHSTIEDLNIWLQNFSTPQNNWETAFKKLIITTPLKNGFETNYGFGVRVDDYFGKKVIQHSGSVGGFRAIARSFPQEHLNIIILSNYSESSIVSKTNKISDVFFDKSKNLSVKETKKIAQTPTKTIKLSNNKLKGFEGVYWSDEEKIGRKILVKNDTLRYSSSDKKEWPLLPIDKQTFVMIRASVKPIVQFDSKKQQMTVQIENNLSGVFTFLQSNLDEKRNDLKIFEGSYYSPELKTSYSIFTDDKSSIYIEHARHGSIKLKQLYNTIFLGDWPAGIVEIKKNDEGKVLGLRMTNGRTRNVWFKKVM
- a CDS encoding helix-turn-helix domain-containing protein codes for the protein MSKLTEYREKQNLTQEELAKKSGISVRTIQRIESGIEPKGYTLKALAKSLNIKENELIKTNILNKESNSKVINLINLSSLLVVFIPIANFVLPLIITLIKKQLNSLTRQIITIQILWSVIMISLYLIGSIIFVNELGRNIGIGVLLFLVLANAFIILRNSAELNKNNRLFFSLKFNVI
- a CDS encoding sensor histidine kinase; this encodes MNIKYFFFIIPLFFLGLLNSFSQEHVKKHYLVNKDYTVIESTMYNFNQLTKDSVLYYEKKSKKYLKTLDRKKERYKAMGALQYIINANISLKRVDTALVYLYQGLELPEAKTSKAAIDLHWRIFRVFSYSENLVGQLEQIKPLEELGSKFNFYRETEPQNLKKLRGDVLSSAGFYEEASKYYTQYLVKDSLKVDPISYAVVANDLASIYEELNKKDSVLKYRLNAIKILKSKKSSIFGTDYKNYIRDYILLHDFWHQELFVNKNLEFAENFLKNAVTNFSDEAHTAVFANHFIGTYYFKTKQYQKALTFIDTALELGEKKVSLKKTQELYFLKIRILDKLDKEETATKNLEKFKAFKINRLAKNRALDLTKYDVDKITNLKEEAEQRALNNNIERKNITSLLILTIIILVILILGFYSSKKKNKIIKASEKETSRELKEKEFLLRELNHRVKNNLALILSLVKFQYYEIDEPKYKNKFQSLENRIKTIAAAHEQLLYSKENIEGEEYDVKEYLSKITNALIDISTKNIKLNLDAKSINLNIDTMLPIGILINELMSNSLKHALFKDLLIIDIQISLLQSDISITYKDSGATFIESKNSKSLGVSIINSMIKQLKGTITRIDSEYKITLQLKNSKKV
- a CDS encoding response regulator → MESQKNILIVEDEVLIANQIEMFLEHNGYNSVGIAVDYTRAIELLESNPVDLILLDIKINGSKDGIDIAKYVNQNLALPFLFLTSYNDVETLKSLKVLNPIGYINKPINDATLLTNIDLYFSSTKIHTQLIIPIKSGTKTYNINCTDLQYIESEHVYTNFYFTNHRQSIRISLTKFLEQLPNKEFIQISRSTAINPTAINHIGKSSLKLNDKTFKISEKYKSNLSF